A single window of Micrococcaceae bacterium Sec5.1 DNA harbors:
- the pafA gene encoding Pup--protein ligase: MDKRIFGIETEFGISYSSPDSRPLAPEEVARYLFRKVVSWGRSSNVFLTNGSRLYLDVGSHPEYATAECDDLAQLIAHDRAGELILDDLVDEAQARLAAEGFNGTVYLFKNNTDSAGNSYGSHENYLIPRRGEFSRLAEILIPFLVTRQLIAGAGKVLKTPHGATFAFSQRADHIWEGVSSATTRSRPIINTRDEPHADAEFYRRLHVIVGDSNMSETSALLKVGTVDLILRMIEAGVIMRDMRMENPIRSIREISHDLTGSALVRLANGRQLSALDIQREYLAKVTEFVAANGAHNAHVPLILDLWERTLDAIESGDTSTIDTEVDWAIKKKLMDGYMRRHDLSLDSPRIAQLDLTYHDISRQRGLFFLLQSRDAARRLVPETEVKDAVDTPPQTTRAKLRGDFVRRAQELGRDYTVDWVHLKLNDRAHQTILCKDPFRSVDDRVDALLDSMG, encoded by the coding sequence ATGGACAAGCGCATATTCGGCATCGAGACGGAGTTTGGAATTTCCTATTCCAGCCCCGACTCCCGTCCTTTGGCCCCCGAAGAAGTGGCCCGCTACTTGTTCCGCAAGGTGGTGAGCTGGGGCAGGTCCTCCAACGTCTTCCTGACCAACGGTTCACGCCTTTACCTGGACGTTGGTTCACACCCGGAATACGCCACCGCGGAATGTGACGACCTCGCGCAGCTCATCGCACACGACCGCGCCGGCGAGCTCATCCTGGACGACCTCGTCGATGAGGCCCAGGCCCGCCTCGCTGCAGAGGGTTTCAACGGCACGGTGTACCTCTTCAAGAACAACACCGACTCCGCCGGAAACTCCTACGGCAGCCACGAAAATTACCTCATACCCCGCCGCGGTGAGTTCTCCAGGCTGGCTGAAATCCTCATCCCGTTCCTGGTGACTCGTCAGCTCATCGCGGGGGCCGGCAAAGTCCTGAAGACGCCCCATGGTGCAACTTTCGCCTTTTCGCAGCGGGCGGACCACATCTGGGAAGGCGTGTCCTCTGCCACCACCAGGTCACGCCCCATTATCAACACCCGTGACGAGCCGCATGCCGACGCCGAGTTCTATCGCCGGCTCCATGTGATCGTGGGTGATTCCAACATGTCCGAAACCTCGGCACTCCTCAAAGTGGGCACGGTGGACCTCATCCTGCGCATGATCGAGGCAGGGGTGATCATGCGGGACATGCGAATGGAAAACCCGATCCGGAGCATCCGGGAAATTTCGCACGACCTCACGGGCAGCGCCTTGGTCCGCTTAGCAAACGGCAGGCAACTTTCGGCGCTCGATATCCAGCGGGAGTACCTGGCAAAGGTCACAGAGTTCGTGGCCGCAAACGGCGCACACAATGCCCACGTGCCGCTTATTCTGGACCTGTGGGAGCGGACCCTGGATGCGATTGAAAGTGGCGATACCAGCACGATTGACACCGAGGTGGACTGGGCGATCAAGAAGAAGCTGATGGACGGTTACATGCGCCGACACGATCTCAGCCTGGACTCGCCACGCATCGCTCAATTGGATCTCACCTACCACGACATTTCCCGGCAGCGCGGCCTCTTCTTCCTGCTGCAATCACGGGATGCCGCGCGGCGTTTGGTCCCGGAAACCGAAGTGAAGGACGCCGTGGACACGCCCCCACAGACAACCAGGGCCAAACTGCGGGGAGATTTCGTCCGAAGGGCGCAGGAGCTTGGACGCGATTACACGGTGGATTGGGTACACCTGAAGCTCAACGACCGCGCACACCAGACGATCCTGTGCAAGGACCCCTTCCGCAGCGTTGACGACCGCGTCGATGCGCTGCTGGACTCCATGGGCTAA
- a CDS encoding FKBP-type peptidyl-prolyl cis-trans isomerase, which produces MRRLLAILLPALLLITACGGGGTPAAEPTSQSSGDVSKLDSVKVTDNGDDKAPGLDFTKPLTVAEPTIKVVSEGNGERIKAGQVAELAYIAVDGNDGKTVEDVYKNGPQPIELNDELKKGNELIYNAIVGAKIGSHIAFAAPGSAAAGAAAGSTQLVVFKLLSAKEAAPVLSKPEGETVTPPAGLPTVKEDDKGVPQISVDGAAAPKELIAQDLIKGSGAAVKATDTLTVNYVGVNLVGGQKFDSSFDRGQTASFALSGVIKGWTQGLEGKTVGSRVLLVIPQDLAYGAAGQGDAKGDLVFVVDILGIK; this is translated from the coding sequence GTGCGCCGACTCCTAGCAATTCTTCTGCCTGCCCTGCTGCTCATCACTGCGTGTGGGGGAGGGGGCACGCCAGCCGCCGAGCCCACCAGCCAGTCATCCGGCGATGTCTCCAAACTCGATTCCGTGAAAGTGACGGACAACGGCGATGATAAGGCCCCGGGTCTGGACTTCACCAAGCCGCTGACCGTCGCTGAACCTACCATCAAGGTAGTCAGCGAAGGCAACGGCGAGCGTATCAAGGCCGGCCAGGTTGCCGAGCTCGCATACATCGCTGTGGATGGCAATGACGGCAAGACCGTTGAAGACGTCTACAAGAATGGCCCCCAGCCCATTGAGCTGAATGACGAGCTGAAGAAGGGCAACGAGCTGATCTACAACGCCATTGTTGGCGCCAAGATCGGTTCCCACATCGCGTTCGCCGCGCCGGGCTCGGCCGCTGCGGGCGCGGCCGCCGGCTCGACGCAGTTGGTGGTTTTCAAGCTGCTTTCCGCTAAGGAAGCGGCTCCGGTCCTGTCGAAGCCGGAAGGCGAGACAGTCACCCCTCCGGCTGGGCTCCCAACGGTGAAGGAAGACGACAAGGGCGTCCCTCAGATCTCCGTTGACGGCGCAGCCGCTCCCAAGGAACTCATCGCGCAGGACCTCATCAAGGGCTCCGGCGCTGCCGTTAAGGCCACTGACACCCTCACCGTGAATTACGTGGGCGTCAATCTCGTGGGCGGCCAGAAGTTCGATTCGAGCTTTGACCGGGGGCAGACAGCAAGCTTCGCACTTTCCGGTGTCATCAAGGGCTGGACCCAAGGTCTGGAAGGCAAGACTGTTGGCTCCCGCGTCCTTCTGGTGATCCCGCAGGACCTTGCTTACGGCGCGGCCGGACAGGGTGACGCCAAGGGCGATCTCGTGTTCGTCGTTGACATCCTCGGCATCAAGTAG
- a CDS encoding FKBP-type peptidyl-prolyl cis-trans isomerase: MSFGQRDFDRTKPEIDFPEGDVPTELVITDLIEGSGAEAKAGDTVSTHYVGVAWSTGEEFDASWGRGAPLDFRVGVGQVIQGWDQGLLGMKVGGRRRLEIPSELAYGSRGAGGAIKPNEALIFVVDLVAVR; encoded by the coding sequence ATGTCATTTGGTCAGCGTGACTTCGACCGCACCAAGCCGGAAATCGACTTCCCGGAAGGCGATGTTCCCACCGAACTAGTCATCACGGACCTCATCGAAGGTTCCGGCGCCGAGGCCAAGGCCGGCGATACCGTTTCCACCCACTACGTTGGCGTCGCCTGGTCTACCGGCGAAGAATTCGACGCTTCCTGGGGCCGCGGCGCTCCGCTGGACTTCCGTGTTGGCGTGGGCCAGGTCATCCAGGGTTGGGACCAGGGCCTGCTGGGTATGAAGGTTGGCGGCCGTCGCCGCCTGGAGATCCCTTCAGAACTGGCGTATGGATCCCGTGGCGCCGGCGGAGCAATCAAGCCCAACGAGGCCTTGATCTTCGTCGTTGACCTCGTGGCTGTCCGCTAG
- a CDS encoding WYL domain-containing protein, with product MSASRTERLLNLLLALLNTRVGLPRSVLREKVYHGSAENDVAFGRMFERDKVDLKQFGFEIETLTDPRSFGSDDPASTRYRIGKDSNRLPDVSLTPAESTVLLLAAQLWERAALGNAAVNAVRKLQAAGGFTDVDLPAGVQPRIKPAGQAFDDVVGAMHGRHAVRFGYLAGSTGREELREVEPWGLGSRFGQWYLVGFDRGREAKRIFRLSRMTTAVSVIPSSSFEPPAGFNARAELDSLNELPVQQAVMDVDAGRLLALRKRSDSIGAGKEPAEKGADGRNRLVVDFRDPEQFAEELASYGPHVKVVEPAELRAAVVRRLKSAAEFNASPAIPVEFPEAARAQRSRKRTSEDQLTRMLQLVPFLVHHQGLHVQEVADHFGITRKALIDDLKILICSGLPGGYPDDLLDIQWENDHVYITEHLDLNRPVRFSEDEAAALLTGLSMLGDLPALAGLSEDEPGSALESVTIKLTGAAGQAGRLAGAVAGQSVAPEQSEAFATITHAIRDGQQLRLSYLSPQRDEVTERDVDPLRLYSMDNTWYFEAYCHSKSGLRNFRLDRVQSLEPNGRPVSGTATADADFPARLFTPSDDDVLVVLELTRQGAGLADDYYAERTAELPDGGLLAEVRFGNVEWLPMFVSQHGGTVRVLDPAELRQEVQAWLTAALAQYGEVSSSDNVAG from the coding sequence GTGTCCGCATCCCGCACTGAACGACTCCTGAATCTCCTGCTTGCCTTGCTCAACACCAGGGTGGGCCTTCCGCGCTCTGTCCTGCGGGAGAAGGTCTATCACGGCTCCGCTGAAAACGACGTCGCCTTCGGGCGGATGTTCGAGCGCGACAAAGTGGATCTGAAGCAGTTCGGCTTTGAGATCGAGACCCTCACCGACCCCCGCAGTTTCGGGTCCGACGATCCCGCATCAACCCGCTACCGCATCGGCAAGGATTCCAACAGGCTTCCTGATGTCAGCCTGACTCCCGCTGAATCCACTGTCCTCCTCCTTGCCGCCCAGTTGTGGGAACGCGCTGCTCTCGGCAACGCCGCAGTCAACGCTGTCCGCAAGCTTCAGGCCGCAGGCGGATTTACCGACGTCGACCTGCCTGCCGGTGTCCAGCCGAGGATCAAGCCAGCCGGACAAGCATTCGACGACGTCGTTGGAGCCATGCACGGCCGGCATGCGGTCCGCTTCGGGTACCTCGCCGGAAGCACCGGGCGTGAGGAATTGCGCGAGGTAGAACCTTGGGGCCTGGGGAGCCGGTTCGGGCAGTGGTACCTCGTGGGGTTTGACCGGGGGAGGGAAGCCAAGAGGATTTTCAGGTTGTCACGCATGACCACCGCCGTCTCAGTCATACCAAGCAGTTCCTTTGAGCCCCCTGCCGGTTTCAACGCCCGGGCGGAGCTGGATTCGCTCAACGAACTTCCCGTGCAGCAGGCTGTCATGGACGTAGACGCCGGACGACTTCTCGCCCTGCGCAAACGTTCTGATTCCATCGGCGCCGGGAAGGAACCGGCTGAGAAGGGGGCGGACGGCCGGAACAGGCTCGTGGTGGACTTTCGGGATCCCGAGCAGTTCGCCGAGGAGCTGGCCTCGTATGGCCCCCACGTCAAAGTGGTTGAACCTGCCGAGCTGCGTGCCGCCGTCGTACGCCGGCTCAAAAGCGCTGCGGAGTTCAATGCGTCTCCGGCCATCCCCGTGGAATTCCCCGAAGCTGCGCGCGCGCAGCGATCAAGGAAGCGCACGTCCGAAGACCAACTCACCCGCATGCTGCAACTGGTGCCCTTCCTCGTCCACCATCAGGGCTTGCACGTCCAGGAAGTTGCCGACCACTTTGGCATCACCCGCAAAGCGCTCATCGACGATCTAAAAATCCTGATCTGTTCCGGGCTGCCCGGAGGCTACCCGGACGACCTCTTGGACATCCAATGGGAAAACGACCATGTGTACATCACGGAGCATTTGGACCTGAACCGTCCTGTTCGCTTCAGCGAGGACGAAGCCGCCGCGCTGCTGACCGGGTTGTCGATGCTCGGCGATCTCCCCGCACTTGCGGGTTTGTCCGAGGATGAACCGGGCAGTGCCCTGGAGTCTGTGACCATCAAATTAACCGGCGCCGCAGGACAGGCCGGACGCTTGGCCGGTGCCGTTGCAGGCCAGTCGGTGGCGCCCGAGCAATCGGAAGCCTTCGCCACCATCACGCACGCCATCAGGGACGGCCAACAACTGCGCCTGAGCTACCTTTCCCCTCAAAGGGATGAAGTGACCGAGCGCGACGTGGACCCCCTGCGGCTCTACTCCATGGACAATACCTGGTACTTCGAGGCCTACTGCCATAGCAAGTCGGGACTCCGGAATTTCCGGCTGGACCGTGTGCAATCCCTGGAACCCAATGGCCGTCCTGTCTCCGGGACGGCGACTGCTGATGCAGACTTTCCGGCAAGGCTCTTCACGCCCAGTGATGACGACGTCCTGGTGGTGCTTGAGTTGACCCGGCAGGGCGCTGGCCTGGCTGACGACTACTATGCCGAACGCACTGCGGAATTGCCCGACGGCGGGCTGCTCGCCGAGGTGCGCTTTGGAAATGTGGAGTGGTTACCGATGTTTGTGTCCCAACATGGAGGGACGGTGCGGGTGCTGGACCCTGCGGAGTTGCGTCAGGAGGTCCAAGCGTGGCTCACGGCGGCGCTTGCCCAATACGGCGAAGTTTCCTCGTCGGACAACGTGGCTGGCTAG
- the tatA gene encoding Sec-independent protein translocase subunit TatA, with product MGRLFDGPWPIVIIIIVALLLFAAPKLPAMARSLGQSMRIIKSEVKEMKNDGKSDTKDSADTTDAVEGRVVDHPDARAKNNGETDVPPANRV from the coding sequence ATGGGACGACTATTTGACGGGCCGTGGCCGATCGTCATCATCATCATCGTTGCGCTTCTCCTGTTCGCTGCCCCCAAGTTGCCAGCGATGGCACGGAGCCTTGGACAGTCAATGCGGATCATCAAGTCCGAGGTCAAGGAGATGAAGAACGATGGCAAGTCCGACACCAAAGACTCTGCCGATACAACCGACGCCGTAGAGGGACGGGTTGTGGACCACCCCGACGCCAGGGCCAAGAACAACGGCGAAACCGACGTTCCGCCAGCCAACCGCGTCTAA
- the tatC gene encoding twin-arginine translocase subunit TatC has product MALLDHLKELKNRLIKAAIGVVVAAVAGWFLYDPVIDALKSPVDSIAGHTGAIATINFSSIASPFDFKLQIAILIGLVISSPIWIYQLWAFITPGLTKKERQYTLGFMAAAVPLFLAGVWVGWLVTPQVVRALTQFTPSGVANIIDARDYIDFVTRMILFLGLAFLVPVVLVGINMAGLVSGKTILKAWRITVFLVFVLAAVAAPGADALSMFLLAGPLLVLFFSAIGVCIFNDRRRERRAIKRAAETEATADIATPASDLENL; this is encoded by the coding sequence ATGGCACTGCTTGACCATCTTAAGGAGCTGAAGAACCGCCTCATCAAAGCAGCGATAGGTGTAGTAGTCGCGGCTGTTGCCGGCTGGTTTTTGTATGACCCGGTGATTGATGCTCTGAAGTCCCCGGTTGATTCGATCGCCGGCCATACCGGCGCCATCGCAACCATCAACTTCAGCAGCATAGCTTCCCCTTTCGACTTCAAGCTTCAGATAGCCATCCTGATTGGTCTGGTCATCTCCAGCCCCATCTGGATCTATCAGTTGTGGGCGTTCATCACGCCTGGACTCACGAAGAAGGAACGCCAGTACACCCTCGGTTTCATGGCAGCAGCTGTTCCTTTGTTTTTGGCCGGAGTCTGGGTTGGCTGGTTGGTGACACCCCAGGTTGTCAGGGCCCTTACGCAGTTCACGCCATCCGGCGTGGCCAACATTATCGACGCGAGAGACTACATCGACTTCGTCACTCGAATGATTTTGTTCCTCGGGCTCGCCTTCCTCGTGCCAGTGGTCCTGGTTGGCATCAACATGGCGGGCTTGGTTTCAGGAAAGACGATCTTGAAAGCCTGGCGGATCACCGTCTTTCTCGTCTTCGTTCTGGCGGCCGTAGCAGCCCCCGGCGCTGACGCCCTGTCTATGTTCCTCCTCGCCGGGCCGCTGCTGGTTTTGTTCTTCTCGGCCATCGGCGTTTGCATCTTCAACGACCGGCGGCGGGAACGCCGCGCCATCAAGCGCGCTGCTGAGACCGAAGCCACGGCAGATATTGCCACCCCGGCCTCGGATCTGGAGAATCTCTAG